The following are from one region of the Silene latifolia isolate original U9 population chromosome 9, ASM4854445v1, whole genome shotgun sequence genome:
- the LOC141599227 gene encoding U1 small nuclear ribonucleoprotein 70 kDa-like, whose protein sequence is MMGDRNNVPNRSNVQQLKMIGQGHPTGLTNNLLKLFAPRPPLEFKPPIEKKKCPPYTGMAQFVKNFAEPGDPEYAPPIKEVETPAQKKARIHKLKLEKGVAKVAEDLEKYDPQNDPNATGDPYKTLFVSRLNFETSESQLKREFELYGPIKRVKMIYDKETKKPKGYAFIEYAHTRDMKAAYKQADGTKIDGRRVLVDVERGRTVPNWRPRRLGGGLGTTRVGVEDVNQRRAVGELQSGRGSRSQEPRGREDRDREKSREKSREKERSGERSHDKPRDRDHRDDRRHRDRDRTRDKDMDREHGRDHDRRDRDRGRDRGRGYEREKNRDHTRDKDHDKNRGYELGEVEHNRGHSYDRRGERERGYDHPEADDDQGWSASDHGHKQSEVEPDDNHYGRHHSRGHHNRKDADTDRYDRYDNDDGDHHEQYDRMEEDN, encoded by the exons ATGATGGGAGACCGCAACAATGTCCCGAATCGCTCCAATGTTCAACAGCTTAAAATG ATTGGGCAGGGTCATCCGACTGGTCTGACGAACAATTTACTGAAGCTTTTCGCACCACGGCCTCCGTTGGAGTTTAAACCTCCAATAGAGAAGAAAAAATGCCCTCCCTATACTG GGATGGCGCAATTTGTAAAGAATTTTGCTGAGCCAGGGGATCCTGAGTATGCCCCACCGATCAAGGAGGTCGAAACTCCG GCACAAAAGAAGGCCAGAATCCACAAATTGAAACTGGAGAAGGGTGTCGCAAAGGTTGCTGAGGATCTAGAGAAAT ATGATCCGCAGAATGATCCCAATGCCACCGGAGACCCATACAAAACTCTGTTTGTTTCTAGGCTG AATTTTGAGACATCAGAGAGCCAACTGAAAAGGGAGTTTGAATTGTATGGGCCTATTAAGCGG GTGAAAATGATCTATGACAAGGAGACGAAGAAGCCAAAGGGCTACGCTTTTATAGAGTACGCTCACACAAGGGACATGAAAG CGGCGTACAAACAAGCTGATGGAACGAAGATTGATGGAAGAAGGGTTCTGGTGGATGTAGAGCGTGGAAGAACTGTTCCGAATTGGCGGCCTAGGAGGTTGGGTGGTGGATTGGGAACAACTAGAGTTGGAGTTGAAGATGTCAATCAGAGGCGTGCCGTGGG GGAGCTACAATCAGGAAGGGGGTCTCGCTCACAGGAGCCTAGGGGTAGAGAGGATAG GGACAGGGAAAAATCACGTGAAAAAAGCAGGGAAAAGGAAAGGTCTGGTGAACGATCCCATGATAAGCCTAGGGACCGCGATCACAGAGATGATAGGCGACATAGAGACCGCGATAGAACCCGAGACAAAGACATGGACAGAGAGCATGGTCGTGATCACGATAGACGTGATCGCGACAGAGGTAGAGACCGTGGTAGGGGGTATGAACGAGAAAAGAACCGCGATCATACTCGTGACAAGGACCACGACAAGAACAGAGGTTATGAACTTGGAGAAGTAGAACATAATCGTGGACATTCTTATGATAGGCGTGGTGAAAGGGAACGGGGTTATGATCACCCTGAAGCTGATGATGACCAAGGGTGGTCTGCATCAGATCATGGCCACAAACAGTCTGAGGTTGAACCTGATGATAATCATTATGGGCGTCACCATAGTCGTGGACATCACAATAGGAAGGATGCTGATACTGATCGGTATGATCGTTATGATAATGATGATGGTGATCACCATGAACAATATGATCGAATGGAAGAAGATAACTAG
- the LOC141599228 gene encoding ATP-dependent DNA helicase DDM1-like encodes MAENDEVKIDSAIDSPTSVLADEDDPKEEAEVKLEDNVLIDAKNGDSILISKKMAEEEEKLLEARVKEEETEVEILPEAPVQLNDTQFSKLDDLLTQTQLYSEFLLEKMDDITNRVEEQEVQQEEPSKETKKGRGRKRKASQYDDKKAKRAVAAMLNRSKEGTAAEDTDLTEEERIAKEQAELIPLLTGGKLKSYQIKGVKWLISLWQNGLNGILADQMGLGKTIQTIGFLAHLKGNGLDGPYMVIAPLSTLSNWVNEISRFTPSVKAIIYHGDKKERSQLRLKHMPKNVGPNFPIVITSYEVALSDARRFLRHYKWKYLVVDEGHRLKNANCKLLRELKLLPIENKLLLTGTPLQNNLAELWSLLNFILPDIFSSHEEFESWFDLSGKCSNEAVREEMEEKRRLQVVAKLHAILRPFLLRRMKSDVELSLPRKKEIILYASMTEHQKNYQEHLINRTLENHLIENVSLGTAPRGMKGKLNNLMIQLRKNCNHPDLLESAFNGTYFYPPVEEIVGQCGKFQLLDRLLTKLFARKHKVLIFSQWTKILDIIDYYFSEKGFKVCRIDGSVKLDDRRRQIQEFNDINSDFRIFILSTRAGGLGINLTAADTCILYDSDWNPQMDLQAMDRCHRIGQTKPVHVYRLATAQSVEGRMLRRAFSKLKLEHVVIGKGQFKQERTKNDIMEEEEDLLALLRDEEDPEDKMIQRDISDEDLEKVMDRSDLVITPSDEEESDVKKYVLPLKGPGWEVVEPTPTGGVLSTLNS; translated from the exons ATGGCGGAGAATGACGAGGTTAAAATCGATTCCGCAATTGATTCTCCAACTTCTGTCCTCGCCGACGAG GATGATCCTAAGGAAGAGGCTGAAGTAAAGTTAGAGGATAATGTGCTCATTGATGCCAAAAATGGGGATTCTATTCTCATATCCAAAAAGATGGCGGAAGAAGAGGAGAAGCTGCTGGAAGCTAGAGTGAAGGAAGAAGAAACTGAGGTAGAAATTTTGCCTGAGGCTCCTGTACAGTTAAATGACACCCAGTTTTCGAAGCTGGACGATCTTTTAACTCAGACACAGCTATACTCGGAGTTCTTGTTGGAAAAGATGGATGACATAACG AATAGAGTGGAGGAACAAGAGGTACAACAAGAAGAACCCAGTAAGGAGACAAAGAAAGGTCGAGGTAGAAAGAGGAAAGCTTCTCAGTATGATGAC AAGAAAGCAAAAAGAGCAGTTGCAGCTATGCTGAATAGATCTAAGGAAGGGACAGCTGCTGAAGATACTGACCTTACTGAGGAGGAGAGAATTGCAAAGGAGCAGGCTGAGCTCATACCCCTTTTGACTGGTGGGAAGTTAAAGTCTTACCAGATTAAAGGAGTAAAATGGCTGATTTCGCTTTGGCAAAATGGTCTGAATGGTATCCTTGCTGACCAAATGGGACTTGGAAAGACTATTCAGACCATAGGATTTCTGGCACATCTTAAAGGGAACGGTTTGGATGGGCCATACATGGTGATCGCTCCTCTGTCAACTCTCTCTAATTGGGTAAATGAGATATCTAG atttacgcCATCAGTGAAAGCGATCATCTATCATGGTGACAAGAAAGAGAGGAGTCAGTTACGTCTGAAGCATATGCCAAAAAACGTTGGGCCTAATTTTCCAATTGTTATTACTTCTTACGAGGTTGCTCTTTCCGATGCTAGGAGATTCTTAAGGCACTACAAATGGAAATATCTTGTTGTGGATGAG GGCCATCGTCTGAAAAATGCAAACTGCAAATTACTGAGGGAGTTGAAGCTTTTGCCTATTGAGAACAAACTTCTATTGACAGGCACTCCATTGCAGAACAACTTGGCCGAGCTTTGGTCGTTGTTGAATTTCATTTTGCCTGACATTTTCTCTTCTCATGAGGAATTCGAATCCTG GTTTGATCTGTCAGGAAAGTGCAGTAATGAAGCTGTCAGGGAGGAAATGGAAGAGAAAAGAAGGCTTCAA GTAGTGGCTAAACTCCATGCAATACTTCGCCCTTTCCTCTTACGAAGAATGAAGTCTGACGTCGAATTATCTCTTCCGCGCAAAAAGGAGATTATTTTGTATGCTTCCATGACTGAGCATCAAAAGAACTACCAGGAGCACCTAATTAATCGCACTCTGGAGAATCATCTTATCGAGAATGTTAGTCTTG GGACAGCACCACGTGGAATGAAAGGAAAGCTGAATAACTTAATGATTCAGCTCAGGAAAAACTGTAATCACCCTGATCTATTGGAGTCTGCCTTTAATGGAACAT ACTTCTACCCGCCTGTTGAAGAAATAGTTGGACAGTGTGGCAAGTTCCAGTTGCTGGATAGGTTGCTAACTAAGCTTTTTGCCCGCAAGCATAAA GTTCTGATATTTTCACAATGGACCAAAATTCTGGACATAATTGATTACTACTTCAGTGAGAAAGGATTCAAAGTTTGCAGAATTGATGGCAGTGTGAAACTTGATGACAGGAGGAGACAG ATACAGGAGTTCAATGACATCAATAGTGACTTTAGAATATTCATCCTCAGTACAAGAGCTGGTGGCTTAGGAATTAATCTTACTGCTGCAGACACTTGCATTCTTTATGATAGTGATTGG AATCCCCAAATGGATCTGCAAGCAATGGATAGGTGTCACAGAATTGGTCAAACCAAGCCAGTTCATGTTTACAGGCTTGCCACTGCACAGTCTGTTGAG GGTCGGATGCTCCGAAGGGCCTTTAGTAAGCTGAAGCTTGAACATGTTGTGATTGGCAAGGGGCAATTCAAACAAGAAAGGACCAAGAATGACATTATGGAG GAAGAAGAGGATTTACTGGCACTTCTCCGGGATGAGGAAGACCCTGAAGATAAGATGATCCAGAGGGATATCAGTGATGAGGATTTGGAAAAAGTAATGGACCGAAGTGACTTGGTCATCACTCCAAGTGACGAAGAAGAATCTGATGTCAAGAAATACGTGCTCCCTCTCAAAGGACCAGGATGGGAGGTGGTCGAACCAACTCCGACTGGGGGTGTCTTGTCAACACTCAATAGCTAG
- the LOC141599229 gene encoding protein TORMOZ EMBRYO DEFECTIVE-like isoform X1 has product MFHPDPNNLIIFSGSADTTVRAWNLATKKCATMKNHFSDVVSLAISEDRRFLLSAGRDKVVNVWDLLSYDCKMTIPTYEALFAVCVIRSGTPFYDGLSLNRFGKSKSMQEVYFLTAGERGVVRIWEVCLLKLKASEVAFSSDKGDYKIGFTSAHLLPSDQGLMCITADQQFLFYSPLKRSEEVPDLGLTKRLIGYNEEIIDMKFVGEDENFLAVATNIEQVHVYELPSMSCSYVLAGHSGIILCLDTCIGSSGSVYVVTGSKDKSVKLWDTKTRKCVGDGIGHQKAVGAVAFSKKQRNFFVSGSRDNTLKVWSFEGLVNDSDKPCRLKVKAVVAAHKKDINSVAVSPDDNFVCSGSQDRTACLFRLPELVQVASLVGHKQGIWLVAFSPVDPCVLTASADNTIKLWSVRDHSCLRTFEGHGSSVHRASFITRGPWGSACINWCRWSTEAMEHKI; this is encoded by the exons atgtTCCATCCTGATCCTAATAACCTCATT ATTTTTTCTGGAAGTGCTGACACAACTGTCCGTGCTTGGAATCTTGCAACTAAGAAGTGTGCTACAATGAAGAACCACTTTTCTGATGTGGTGTCATTAGCAATTTCAGAGGATAGAAGGTTCCTGCTCAGTGCCGGAAGAGATAAG GTGGTCAATGTGTGGGATCTTCTCAGCTATGATTGCAAGATGACCATACCAACATACGAGGCTCTTTTTGCTGTTTGTGTTATTCGTTCTGGAACTCCATTTTATGATGGTTTATCCTTGAACAGGTTTGGGAAGAGTAAAAGTATGCAGGAGGTGTATTTCTTAACTGCGGGTGAACGTGGGGTGGTTCGTATATG GGAAGTTTGTTTATTAAAGCTGAAGGCTTCTGAGGTAGCTTTTAGCTCGGACAAGGGTGACTATAAAATAGGCTTCACTTCGGCGCACCTGCTGCCCTCTGATCAGGGATTAATGTGCATAACTGCTGACCAGCAGTTCCTTTTTTACTCACCCTTGAAGCGTTCTGAGGAAGTTCCAGATTTGGGCCTTACTAAGCGACTAATTGGATACAATGAAGAGATAATAGATATGAAATTTGTAGGTGAAGATGAAAATTTCCTTGCTGTTGCCACCAATATCGAACAG GTGCATGTTTACGAGCTCCCGTCAATGTCATGTTCGTATGTACTTGCTGGCCATTCGGGTATAATTTTGTGTCTTGACACCTGCATTGGGAGTTCTGGAAGTGTATATGTTGTGACTGGAAGCAAGGACAAAAGT GTCAAGTTATGGGACACAAAAACCCGAAAGTGTGTAGGGGATGGTATCGGTCACCAGAAAGCTGTTGGAGCTGTTGCTTTTTCAAAGAAGCAACGGAACTTTTTTGTCAGTGGTAGTCG TGACAATACACTCAAGGTGTGGAGCTTTGAAGGACTTGTCAACGACTCTGACAAGCCTTGCCGTCTTAAAGTAAAAGCTGTTGTGGCGGCCCATAAAAAGGATATTAACTCTGTTGCTGTTTCACCAGATGACAATTTTGTTTGTAGTGGTTCACAG GATCGCACTGCCTGTCTGTTTAGGCTTCCAGAACTGGTACAGGTGGCCTCACTGGTGGGTCACAAACAGGGAATTTGGTTGGTCGCGTTTTCTCCTGTTGACCCTTGTGTCCTGACGGCATCTGCCGACAATACCATAAAATTATGGTCAGTGCGTGATCACTCCTGCTTAAGAACATTTGAGGGCCATGGATCTAGTGTACATAGAGCATCCTTTATCACCCGTGGGCCGTGGGGCTCAGCTTGTATCAATTG GTGCCGATGGTCTACTGAAGCTATGGAACATAAGATCTAG
- the LOC141599229 gene encoding protein TORMOZ EMBRYO DEFECTIVE-like isoform X2, translating into MKNHFSDVVSLAISEDRRFLLSAGRDKVVNVWDLLSYDCKMTIPTYEALFAVCVIRSGTPFYDGLSLNRFGKSKSMQEVYFLTAGERGVVRIWEVCLLKLKASEVAFSSDKGDYKIGFTSAHLLPSDQGLMCITADQQFLFYSPLKRSEEVPDLGLTKRLIGYNEEIIDMKFVGEDENFLAVATNIEQVHVYELPSMSCSYVLAGHSGIILCLDTCIGSSGSVYVVTGSKDKSVKLWDTKTRKCVGDGIGHQKAVGAVAFSKKQRNFFVSGSRDNTLKVWSFEGLVNDSDKPCRLKVKAVVAAHKKDINSVAVSPDDNFVCSGSQDRTACLFRLPELVQVASLVGHKQGIWLVAFSPVDPCVLTASADNTIKLWSVRDHSCLRTFEGHGSSVHRASFITRGPWGSACINWCRWSTEAMEHKI; encoded by the exons ATGAAGAACCACTTTTCTGATGTGGTGTCATTAGCAATTTCAGAGGATAGAAGGTTCCTGCTCAGTGCCGGAAGAGATAAG GTGGTCAATGTGTGGGATCTTCTCAGCTATGATTGCAAGATGACCATACCAACATACGAGGCTCTTTTTGCTGTTTGTGTTATTCGTTCTGGAACTCCATTTTATGATGGTTTATCCTTGAACAGGTTTGGGAAGAGTAAAAGTATGCAGGAGGTGTATTTCTTAACTGCGGGTGAACGTGGGGTGGTTCGTATATG GGAAGTTTGTTTATTAAAGCTGAAGGCTTCTGAGGTAGCTTTTAGCTCGGACAAGGGTGACTATAAAATAGGCTTCACTTCGGCGCACCTGCTGCCCTCTGATCAGGGATTAATGTGCATAACTGCTGACCAGCAGTTCCTTTTTTACTCACCCTTGAAGCGTTCTGAGGAAGTTCCAGATTTGGGCCTTACTAAGCGACTAATTGGATACAATGAAGAGATAATAGATATGAAATTTGTAGGTGAAGATGAAAATTTCCTTGCTGTTGCCACCAATATCGAACAG GTGCATGTTTACGAGCTCCCGTCAATGTCATGTTCGTATGTACTTGCTGGCCATTCGGGTATAATTTTGTGTCTTGACACCTGCATTGGGAGTTCTGGAAGTGTATATGTTGTGACTGGAAGCAAGGACAAAAGT GTCAAGTTATGGGACACAAAAACCCGAAAGTGTGTAGGGGATGGTATCGGTCACCAGAAAGCTGTTGGAGCTGTTGCTTTTTCAAAGAAGCAACGGAACTTTTTTGTCAGTGGTAGTCG TGACAATACACTCAAGGTGTGGAGCTTTGAAGGACTTGTCAACGACTCTGACAAGCCTTGCCGTCTTAAAGTAAAAGCTGTTGTGGCGGCCCATAAAAAGGATATTAACTCTGTTGCTGTTTCACCAGATGACAATTTTGTTTGTAGTGGTTCACAG GATCGCACTGCCTGTCTGTTTAGGCTTCCAGAACTGGTACAGGTGGCCTCACTGGTGGGTCACAAACAGGGAATTTGGTTGGTCGCGTTTTCTCCTGTTGACCCTTGTGTCCTGACGGCATCTGCCGACAATACCATAAAATTATGGTCAGTGCGTGATCACTCCTGCTTAAGAACATTTGAGGGCCATGGATCTAGTGTACATAGAGCATCCTTTATCACCCGTGGGCCGTGGGGCTCAGCTTGTATCAATTG GTGCCGATGGTCTACTGAAGCTATGGAACATAAGATCTAG
- the LOC141599229 gene encoding protein TORMOZ EMBRYO DEFECTIVE-like isoform X3 has translation MLSDVVNVWDLLSYDCKMTIPTYEALFAVCVIRSGTPFYDGLSLNRFGKSKSMQEVYFLTAGERGVVRIWEVCLLKLKASEVAFSSDKGDYKIGFTSAHLLPSDQGLMCITADQQFLFYSPLKRSEEVPDLGLTKRLIGYNEEIIDMKFVGEDENFLAVATNIEQVHVYELPSMSCSYVLAGHSGIILCLDTCIGSSGSVYVVTGSKDKSVKLWDTKTRKCVGDGIGHQKAVGAVAFSKKQRNFFVSGSRDNTLKVWSFEGLVNDSDKPCRLKVKAVVAAHKKDINSVAVSPDDNFVCSGSQDRTACLFRLPELVQVASLVGHKQGIWLVAFSPVDPCVLTASADNTIKLWSVRDHSCLRTFEGHGSSVHRASFITRGPWGSACINWCRWSTEAMEHKI, from the exons ATGCTTTCCGAT GTGGTCAATGTGTGGGATCTTCTCAGCTATGATTGCAAGATGACCATACCAACATACGAGGCTCTTTTTGCTGTTTGTGTTATTCGTTCTGGAACTCCATTTTATGATGGTTTATCCTTGAACAGGTTTGGGAAGAGTAAAAGTATGCAGGAGGTGTATTTCTTAACTGCGGGTGAACGTGGGGTGGTTCGTATATG GGAAGTTTGTTTATTAAAGCTGAAGGCTTCTGAGGTAGCTTTTAGCTCGGACAAGGGTGACTATAAAATAGGCTTCACTTCGGCGCACCTGCTGCCCTCTGATCAGGGATTAATGTGCATAACTGCTGACCAGCAGTTCCTTTTTTACTCACCCTTGAAGCGTTCTGAGGAAGTTCCAGATTTGGGCCTTACTAAGCGACTAATTGGATACAATGAAGAGATAATAGATATGAAATTTGTAGGTGAAGATGAAAATTTCCTTGCTGTTGCCACCAATATCGAACAG GTGCATGTTTACGAGCTCCCGTCAATGTCATGTTCGTATGTACTTGCTGGCCATTCGGGTATAATTTTGTGTCTTGACACCTGCATTGGGAGTTCTGGAAGTGTATATGTTGTGACTGGAAGCAAGGACAAAAGT GTCAAGTTATGGGACACAAAAACCCGAAAGTGTGTAGGGGATGGTATCGGTCACCAGAAAGCTGTTGGAGCTGTTGCTTTTTCAAAGAAGCAACGGAACTTTTTTGTCAGTGGTAGTCG TGACAATACACTCAAGGTGTGGAGCTTTGAAGGACTTGTCAACGACTCTGACAAGCCTTGCCGTCTTAAAGTAAAAGCTGTTGTGGCGGCCCATAAAAAGGATATTAACTCTGTTGCTGTTTCACCAGATGACAATTTTGTTTGTAGTGGTTCACAG GATCGCACTGCCTGTCTGTTTAGGCTTCCAGAACTGGTACAGGTGGCCTCACTGGTGGGTCACAAACAGGGAATTTGGTTGGTCGCGTTTTCTCCTGTTGACCCTTGTGTCCTGACGGCATCTGCCGACAATACCATAAAATTATGGTCAGTGCGTGATCACTCCTGCTTAAGAACATTTGAGGGCCATGGATCTAGTGTACATAGAGCATCCTTTATCACCCGTGGGCCGTGGGGCTCAGCTTGTATCAATTG GTGCCGATGGTCTACTGAAGCTATGGAACATAAGATCTAG
- the LOC141600636 gene encoding F-box protein At1g30790-like codes for MVKITDEEGNDVPHIPTAILAREILRWLPVKTLFRFRCVSKYILDYISSEEFRQSHFSAALSSPRRLLLIQDNSFVSSHVLSHGIVLDRLYSSPYSSWSSVGSVNGIICLTRYNRFVIFNPAHPHDTRACRVMLNELDTSDDCSMASFGFCPASNDYVILYVASDAPRDAFQFSVNNRSWSRLSNDLREAFKFFYTPGYYFEGSFIDR; via the coding sequence ATGGTGAAGATCACAGATGAAGAAGGCAACGATGTTCCTCATATTCCTACTGCAATTTTAGCGCGAGAAATTCTACGTTGGCTTCCGGTAAAAACCCTTTTCCGTTTCAGGTGTGTATCTAAATACATTCTTGATTATATTTCTTCTGAAGAATTTCGCCAATCTCATTTTTCTGCTGCCCTTTCATCACCAAGAAGGTTGTTATTGATACAAGACAATTCATTTGTATCTTCACATGTTCTAAGTCATGGAATTGTGTTGGATAGGCTTTACAGTAGTCCGTACTCGTCTTGGAGTTCCGTTGGGTCCGTCAATGGTATTATTTGCCTGACCAGGTATAATCGCTTTGTCATATTCAATCCTGCTCACCCTCACGACACTAGGGCATGTAGAGTTATGCTAAATGAATTGGATACGAGTGATGACTGTTCCATGGCTTCATTTGGTTTTTGTCCGGCTTCTAACGACTATGTCATCTTGTATGTCGCCAGTGATGCTCCTCGTGATGCGTTTCAGTTTTCTGTTAATAATCGTTCTTGGTCAAGGCTTAGTAACGATCTCCGTGAGGCTTTTAAGTTCTTTTATACTCCTGGCTATTATTTTGAGGGTTCTTTTATCGATAGATAG
- the LOC141600637 gene encoding uncharacterized protein LOC141600637 yields MLNELDTSDDCSLASFGFCPASNDYVILYVASDAPRDAFQFSVNNRSWSRLSNDLREAFKFFYTPGYYFEGSFYWIDRMDTGMDVGMDDERDDDSFGLISYSLDNQQLSFLGLGATLHDNPRLFAIRSLGDSLLVFTSDNRNLGIEIWELLNSEWRLLIEYDILRIGTPIACYSATQFLVSHLRSFDLLEYTPSAHITSRVLPTTIQVPQPAIAYIETLLTVPDISSAEETTSTSSDSLETTSSDTEVNPSPLKKTRLI; encoded by the coding sequence ATGCTAAATGAATTGGATACGAGTGATGACTGTTCCTTGGCTTCATTTGGTTTTTGTCCGGCTTCTAACGACTATGTCATCTTGTATGTCGCCAGTGATGCTCCTCGTGATGCGTTTCAGTTTTCTGTTAATAATCGTTCTTGGTCAAGGCTTAGTAACGATCTCCGTGAGGCTTTTAAGTTCTTTTATACTCCTGGCTATTATTTTGAGGGTTCTTTTTATTGGATAGATAGAATGGATACTGGAATGGATGTTGGAATGGATGATGAAAGGGATGATGATAGTTTTGGGCTGATTTCTTATAGCCTCGACAACCAACAACTCAGCTTTTTGGGTCTTGGTGCGACTTTGCACGATAACCCTCGATTGTTTGCCATTCGTAGCCTGGGTGACTCTTTGCTTGTGTTCACTTCGGATAATCGAAATCTTGGTATTGAGATTTGGGAGCTCTTGAACAGCGAATGGCGTTTGTTAATTGAGTATGACATTTTGAGGATAGGGACCCCTATTGCTTGTTATTCCGCTACGCAATTTCTTGTGTCCCACCTCAGGAGTTTTGACCTCCTTGAATACACTCCCTCTGCTCATATAACCTCCCGAGTGCTGCCAACGACCATACAAGTGCCGCAACCGGCAATTGCATACATTGAGACCCTACTTACGGTCCCTGATATTAGTTCGGCCGAGGAGACCACAAGCACAAGTAGTGACTCACTTGAGACCACAAGCAGTGACACTGAAGTAAACCCATCTCCGCTGAAGAAAACCCGTCTCATTTGA